Proteins from a single region of Thermotoga maritima MSB8:
- the uxaC gene encoding glucuronate isomerase: MFLGEDYLLTNRAAVRLFNEVKDLPIVDPHNHLDAKDIVENKPWNDIWEVEGATDHYVWELMRRCGVSEEYITGSRSNKEKWLALAKVFPRFVGNPTYEWIHLDLWRRFNIKKVISEETAEEIWEETKKKLPEMTPQKLLRDMKVEILCTTDDPVSTLEHHRKAKEAVEGVTILPTWRPDRAMNVDKEGWREYVEKMGERYGEDTSTLDGFLNALWKSHEHFKEHGCVASDHALLEPSVYYVDENRARAVHEKAFSGEKLTQDEINDYKAFMMVQFGKMNQETNWVTQLHIGALRDYRDSLFKTLGPDSGGDISTNFLRIAEGLRYFLNEFDGKLKIVLYVLDPTHLPTISTIARAFPNVYVGAPWWFNDSPFGMEMHLKYLASVDLLYNLAGMVTDSRKLLSFGSRTEMFRRVLSNVVGEMVEKGQIPIKEARELVKHVSYDGPKALFFG; the protein is encoded by the coding sequence ATGTTTCTTGGAGAGGATTACCTTCTGACAAACAGAGCAGCTGTGCGATTGTTCAATGAGGTCAAGGATCTTCCCATTGTGGATCCACACAACCATCTGGATGCGAAAGACATCGTTGAGAACAAACCCTGGAACGATATCTGGGAAGTAGAGGGTGCGACAGATCATTATGTGTGGGAACTCATGAGACGCTGTGGTGTTTCGGAAGAGTACATAACTGGATCGAGAAGTAACAAAGAAAAATGGCTTGCCCTCGCAAAGGTGTTTCCAAGATTTGTGGGAAATCCAACCTACGAGTGGATACACCTTGATCTCTGGAGAAGGTTCAACATAAAGAAGGTAATTTCAGAAGAGACGGCAGAAGAGATATGGGAAGAAACGAAAAAGAAGCTTCCTGAGATGACACCTCAGAAACTTCTCAGAGACATGAAGGTGGAGATCCTTTGCACAACAGATGATCCTGTTTCCACTCTGGAACATCACAGGAAGGCAAAAGAAGCGGTGGAAGGTGTTACCATCCTTCCCACCTGGAGACCAGACAGAGCAATGAACGTAGACAAAGAGGGATGGAGAGAGTACGTGGAGAAGATGGGGGAGCGTTACGGTGAAGACACCTCTACACTCGATGGTTTTCTGAACGCGCTCTGGAAGTCACACGAACATTTCAAAGAGCATGGTTGTGTGGCGAGTGACCATGCTCTCCTGGAGCCATCGGTATACTATGTGGACGAAAACAGAGCAAGGGCAGTTCATGAAAAAGCCTTCAGTGGGGAGAAACTCACTCAGGATGAAATAAACGATTACAAGGCCTTTATGATGGTTCAGTTTGGGAAAATGAACCAGGAAACGAACTGGGTGACACAGCTTCACATCGGTGCTTTGAGAGATTATAGAGACAGCCTTTTCAAAACGCTCGGACCGGACTCAGGAGGAGATATTTCGACGAACTTTCTGAGAATCGCAGAAGGGCTGAGGTACTTTCTGAACGAGTTCGACGGAAAGCTCAAGATCGTTCTCTATGTACTCGATCCCACGCATCTTCCAACGATATCCACCATTGCACGTGCTTTTCCGAATGTTTATGTCGGTGCTCCATGGTGGTTCAACGACAGTCCATTTGGCATGGAGATGCACCTGAAATACCTCGCTTCAGTCGATCTTCTGTACAACCTTGCGGGAATGGTCACAGATTCCAGAAAACTTCTCTCCTTCGGTTCCAGAACAGAGATGTTCAGGAGGGTTCTTTCGAATGTGGTGGGAGAGATGGTTGAAAAGGGGCAGATTCCTATTAAGGAAGCAAGAGAACTCGTGAAGCACGTTAGTTACGATGGCCCGAAAGCTCTCTTCTTTGGATGA
- a CDS encoding bifunctional 4-hydroxy-2-oxoglutarate aldolase/2-dehydro-3-deoxy-phosphogluconate aldolase, translating to MEELFKKHKIVAVLRANSVEEAKEKALAVFEGGVHLIEITFTVPDADTVIKELSFLKEKGAIIGAGTVTSVEQCRKAVESGAEFIVSPHLDEEISQFCKEKGVFYMPGVMTPTELVKAMKLGHTILKLFPGEVVGPQFVKAMKGPFPNVKFVPTGGVNLDNVCEWFKAGVLAVGVGSALVKGTPDEVREKAKAFVEKIRGCTE from the coding sequence ATGGAAGAGCTCTTCAAAAAACACAAGATTGTAGCCGTGCTGAGGGCAAACAGTGTGGAAGAAGCGAAAGAAAAGGCGTTGGCTGTTTTTGAAGGAGGAGTTCACCTCATCGAAATCACCTTCACTGTTCCAGACGCTGACACAGTCATCAAAGAACTCTCGTTCCTCAAGGAAAAAGGTGCCATAATAGGTGCAGGTACAGTGACGAGTGTCGAACAGTGCAGAAAAGCTGTAGAAAGTGGAGCAGAGTTCATCGTCAGTCCACACCTTGACGAGGAAATCTCTCAATTCTGCAAAGAAAAAGGTGTCTTCTACATGCCCGGTGTGATGACACCCACCGAACTTGTAAAAGCCATGAAACTCGGTCACACGATTTTGAAACTCTTCCCTGGAGAAGTGGTGGGACCTCAGTTTGTAAAAGCGATGAAAGGACCGTTCCCCAATGTGAAATTCGTGCCCACTGGAGGCGTGAATCTGGACAACGTGTGTGAGTGGTTCAAAGCCGGAGTCCTCGCTGTTGGTGTTGGAAGTGCGCTTGTGAAAGGAACACCAGACGAGGTGAGAGAAAAAGCAAAAGCGTTCGTAGAAAAGATCAGGGGGTGCACAGAATGA
- a CDS encoding IclR family transcriptional regulator, which produces MNTLKKAFEILDFIVKNPGDVSVSEIAEKFNMSVSNAYKYMVVLEEKGFVLRKKDKRYVPGYKLIEYGSFVLRRFNIRDIAHDHLVDIMKRTGETVHLILKDGFEGVYIDKVEGEQSIPMVSRLGMKVDLYSTASGKSILAFVPEKELKEYLKIVELKPKTPNTITNPRVLKRELEKIRKRGYAVDNEENEIGIMCVGVPIFDHNGYPVAGVSISGVARKFTEEKIEEYSDVLKEKAEEISRKLGY; this is translated from the coding sequence TTGAATACCCTCAAAAAAGCCTTCGAAATACTGGATTTCATCGTAAAGAATCCTGGCGATGTAAGCGTTTCTGAAATAGCCGAAAAGTTCAATATGAGCGTTTCAAACGCATACAAATACATGGTTGTTCTCGAAGAGAAAGGGTTTGTTCTCAGAAAAAAAGACAAGAGATACGTACCGGGGTACAAATTGATAGAGTACGGTTCATTCGTTCTGAGGCGCTTCAACATTAGGGATATAGCTCACGACCATCTCGTGGATATCATGAAAAGAACGGGGGAAACAGTACACCTGATTTTGAAAGATGGCTTCGAGGGAGTTTACATAGACAAGGTGGAGGGTGAGCAGAGCATTCCTATGGTCTCAAGACTTGGTATGAAAGTCGACCTTTACTCCACAGCCTCTGGTAAATCCATTCTCGCCTTCGTTCCCGAAAAAGAATTGAAGGAATACCTGAAAATTGTGGAACTAAAACCAAAAACCCCAAACACCATCACGAATCCCAGAGTACTGAAGAGAGAGCTTGAAAAAATTAGAAAGCGAGGATACGCCGTAGACAACGAAGAAAACGAAATAGGTATCATGTGTGTGGGAGTTCCTATATTTGATCACAACGGATATCCGGTGGCTGGAGTGAGTATTTCCGGGGTTGCACGAAAGTTCACAGAGGAAAAAATAGAAGAATACTCCGATGTACTCAAAGAAAAGGCAGAAGAAATATCCAGAAAACTTGGATATTGA
- a CDS encoding ABC transporter permease has protein sequence MLAYIAKRVLYAIPLLFVISIVSFIIIELPPGDYLTTYVMTLRQSGETIDQAALEVLKKRYGLDKPVIVRYFYWIGNIITKGDFGYSFMWEKPVSDLLNQRVWWTILISVLSTAFAWVFGFLIGVYSGTHQYSIGDYVFTVLGYIGLATPNFLLALILLWFMFVTTGVSLGGLFSPEYAGAPWSWAKFVDLLKHIWIPVVVLGTGSMAGLIRVLRANLLDEINKPYVVAARARGVPERELVWKYPLRVAVIPFASTAGWALPQIVSGAVVTGIVLNLPTVGTLLLDALTSQDMYLAGSLVLILSVFTIIGTLISDILLAWLDPRIRFE, from the coding sequence GTGCTCGCTTATATAGCAAAACGAGTTCTCTACGCCATTCCTTTGTTGTTCGTTATCTCTATTGTTTCTTTCATCATCATCGAACTTCCTCCAGGAGACTATCTCACCACATATGTTATGACGCTCAGGCAAAGTGGAGAGACCATCGATCAGGCGGCTCTGGAAGTTCTGAAGAAAAGGTATGGTCTGGACAAACCAGTGATAGTCCGATACTTTTACTGGATCGGCAACATCATTACGAAAGGTGACTTCGGATACTCTTTCATGTGGGAAAAACCTGTCAGTGATTTGTTGAATCAGAGGGTCTGGTGGACAATACTGATATCCGTTCTTTCAACGGCTTTCGCGTGGGTTTTCGGATTTTTAATAGGTGTTTATTCTGGAACGCATCAGTATTCTATCGGTGATTATGTTTTTACCGTGCTTGGTTATATAGGACTCGCTACACCTAACTTCCTCCTCGCACTGATTCTTTTGTGGTTCATGTTTGTAACGACCGGTGTTAGTTTAGGTGGACTATTTTCTCCGGAATATGCCGGTGCTCCCTGGTCGTGGGCCAAATTTGTTGATCTCTTGAAGCACATCTGGATTCCAGTAGTTGTCCTGGGAACGGGAAGCATGGCCGGTCTCATAAGGGTTTTGAGAGCGAATCTCCTCGATGAAATAAACAAGCCTTATGTGGTTGCAGCGAGAGCAAGAGGAGTACCTGAGAGAGAACTCGTCTGGAAGTACCCGTTGAGAGTTGCCGTCATTCCTTTTGCTTCCACTGCTGGGTGGGCACTTCCTCAGATAGTCTCAGGTGCAGTTGTGACGGGTATCGTTTTGAACCTTCCCACGGTTGGTACGCTTCTTCTTGACGCACTCACTTCCCAGGATATGTACCTCGCAGGGAGTCTCGTTTTGATACTGAGTGTCTTCACGATCATAGGAACTCTCATATCCGACATCTTACTTGCCTGGCTCGATCCCAGAATAAGATTCGAATGA
- the xynA gene encoding endo-1,4-beta-xylanase XynA: protein MQVRKRRGLLDVSTAVLVGILAGFLGVVLAASGVLSFGKEASSKGDSSLETVLALSFEGTTEGVVPFGKDVVLTASQDVAADGEYSLKVENRTSPWDGVEIDLTGKVKSGADYLLSFQVYQSSDAPQLFNVVARTEDEKGERYDVILDKVVVSDHWKEILVPFSPTFEGTPAKYSLIIVASKNTNFNFYLDKVQVLAPKESGPKVIYETSFENGVGDWQPRGDVNIEASSEVAHSGKSSLFISNRQKGWQGAQINLKGILKTGKTYAFEAWVYQNSGQDQTIIMTMQRKYSSDASTQYEWIKSATVPSGQWVQLSGTYTIPAGVTVEDLTLYFESQNPTLEFYVDDVKIVDTTSAEIKIEMEPEKEIPALKEVLKDYFKVGVALPSKVFLNPKDIELITKHFNSITAENEMKPESLLAGIENGKLKFRFETADKYIQFVEENGMVIRGHTLVWHNQTPDWFFKDENGNLLSKEAMTERLKEYIHTVVGHFKGKVYAWDVVNEAVDPNQPDGLRRSTWYQIMGPDYIELAFKFAREADPDAKLFYNDYNTFEPRKRDIIYNLVKDLKEKGLIDGIGMQCHISLATDIKQIEEAIKKFSTIPGIEIHITELDMSVYRDSSSNYPEAPRTALIEQAHKMMQLFEIFKKYSNVITNVTFWGLKDDYSWRATRRNDWPLIFDKDHQAKLAYWAIVAPEVLPPLPKESRISEGEAVVVGMMDDSYLMSKPIEILDEEGNVKATIRAVWKDSTIYIYGEVQDKTKKPAEDGVAIFINPNNERTPYLQPDDTYAVLWTNWKTEVNREDVQVKKFVGPGFRRYSFEMSITIPGVEFKKDSYIGFDAAVIDDGKWYSWSDTTNSQKTNTMNYGTLKLEGIMVATAKYGTPVIDGEIDEIWNTTEEIETKAVAMGSLDKNATAKVRVLWDENYLYVLAIVKDPVLNKDNSNPWEQDSVEIFIDENNHKTGYYEDDDAQFRVNYMNEQTFGTGGSPARFKTAVKLIEGGYIVEAAIKWKTIKPTPNTVIGFNIQVNDANEKGQRVGIISWSDPTNNSWRDPSKFGNLRLIK from the coding sequence ATGCAAGTCAGGAAGAGACGGGGTCTTCTGGATGTTTCAACCGCCGTACTGGTGGGGATTTTAGCGGGTTTTCTCGGTGTCGTACTGGCAGCATCGGGTGTTCTGAGTTTCGGGAAAGAAGCCTCCTCTAAGGGAGATTCTTCTCTCGAAACAGTTCTTGCTTTGAGTTTTGAAGGAACAACAGAAGGTGTGGTCCCATTTGGAAAAGACGTTGTTCTCACAGCTTCTCAGGATGTAGCAGCAGATGGTGAGTACTCTCTAAAGGTCGAGAACAGAACCTCCCCATGGGATGGGGTAGAAATCGACCTGACCGGAAAGGTAAAATCCGGAGCAGATTACCTTCTTTCCTTCCAGGTCTATCAATCTTCTGATGCTCCACAGCTGTTCAACGTAGTCGCGAGAACAGAAGATGAGAAGGGAGAGAGGTACGACGTCATACTCGACAAGGTTGTCGTATCAGATCACTGGAAAGAGATCTTAGTACCGTTCTCACCCACGTTCGAAGGCACACCCGCAAAATACTCTCTCATCATCGTAGCGTCTAAAAACACGAATTTCAATTTCTACCTTGACAAGGTTCAGGTACTTGCTCCAAAAGAATCGGGCCCAAAGGTCATCTACGAAACATCCTTTGAAAACGGTGTTGGAGACTGGCAGCCCAGAGGAGACGTGAACATCGAAGCTTCATCTGAAGTGGCACATTCAGGTAAGAGTTCGCTCTTTATCTCCAACAGGCAGAAGGGCTGGCAGGGTGCCCAGATCAACTTGAAAGGAATCCTGAAAACAGGAAAAACCTACGCCTTTGAAGCCTGGGTCTATCAGAACTCCGGTCAAGATCAGACGATCATCATGACAATGCAGAGAAAGTACTCATCCGACGCGAGCACACAGTACGAATGGATAAAATCAGCCACTGTACCATCTGGTCAGTGGGTGCAGCTTTCTGGAACGTACACAATCCCGGCCGGAGTTACCGTGGAAGATCTCACGCTTTACTTCGAATCTCAAAATCCAACTCTCGAGTTCTACGTAGACGACGTGAAGATAGTGGATACAACTTCCGCAGAGATAAAGATTGAAATGGAACCTGAAAAAGAGATACCTGCTCTGAAAGAAGTACTAAAAGACTACTTCAAAGTCGGAGTTGCACTGCCGTCCAAGGTCTTCCTCAACCCGAAGGACATAGAACTCATCACGAAACACTTCAACAGCATCACCGCAGAAAACGAGATGAAACCAGAGAGCCTGCTCGCGGGCATCGAAAACGGTAAGCTGAAGTTCAGGTTTGAAACAGCAGACAAATACATTCAGTTCGTCGAGGAAAACGGCATGGTTATAAGAGGTCACACACTGGTGTGGCACAACCAGACACCCGACTGGTTCTTCAAAGACGAAAACGGAAACCTCCTCTCCAAAGAAGCGATGACGGAAAGACTCAAAGAGTACATCCACACCGTTGTCGGACACTTCAAAGGAAAAGTCTACGCATGGGACGTGGTGAACGAAGCGGTCGATCCGAACCAGCCGGATGGACTGAGAAGATCCACCTGGTACCAGATCATGGGGCCTGACTACATAGAACTCGCCTTCAAGTTCGCAAGAGAAGCAGATCCAGATGCAAAACTCTTCTACAACGACTACAACACATTCGAGCCCAGAAAGAGAGATATCATCTACAACCTCGTGAAGGATCTCAAGGAGAAGGGACTCATCGATGGGATAGGCATGCAGTGTCACATCAGTCTTGCAACAGACATCAAACAGATCGAAGAGGCCATCAAAAAGTTCAGCACCATACCCGGTATAGAAATTCACATCACAGAACTCGATATGAGTGTCTACAGAGATTCCAGTTCCAACTACCCAGAGGCACCGAGGACGGCACTCATCGAACAGGCTCACAAAATGATGCAGCTCTTTGAGATTTTCAAGAAGTACAGCAACGTGATCACGAACGTCACATTCTGGGGTCTCAAGGACGATTACTCCTGGAGAGCAACAAGAAGAAACGACTGGCCGCTCATCTTCGACAAAGATCACCAGGCGAAACTCGCTTACTGGGCGATAGTGGCACCTGAGGTCCTTCCACCACTTCCAAAAGAAAGCAGGATCTCCGAAGGCGAGGCTGTGGTAGTGGGGATGATGGATGACTCGTACCTGATGTCGAAGCCGATAGAGATCCTTGACGAAGAAGGGAACGTGAAGGCAACGATCAGGGCGGTGTGGAAAGACAGCACGATCTACATCTACGGAGAGGTACAGGACAAGACGAAAAAACCAGCAGAAGACGGAGTGGCCATATTCATCAACCCGAACAACGAAAGAACACCCTATCTGCAGCCTGATGACACCTACGCTGTGCTGTGGACAAACTGGAAGACGGAGGTCAACAGAGAAGACGTACAGGTGAAGAAATTCGTTGGGCCTGGCTTTAGAAGATACAGCTTCGAGATGTCGATCACGATACCGGGTGTGGAGTTCAAGAAAGACAGCTACATAGGATTCGACGCTGCGGTGATAGACGACGGGAAGTGGTACAGCTGGAGCGACACGACGAACAGCCAGAAGACGAACACGATGAACTACGGAACGCTGAAACTCGAAGGAATAATGGTAGCGACAGCAAAATACGGAACACCGGTCATCGATGGAGAGATAGACGAGATCTGGAACACGACAGAGGAGATAGAGACGAAAGCGGTGGCCATGGGATCGCTTGACAAGAACGCGACAGCGAAAGTGAGGGTGCTGTGGGACGAGAACTACCTGTACGTACTTGCAATCGTGAAAGACCCCGTTCTGAACAAAGACAACAGCAACCCGTGGGAACAGGATTCCGTGGAGATCTTCATCGACGAGAACAACCACAAGACAGGATACTACGAAGACGACGACGCACAGTTCAGGGTGAACTACATGAACGAGCAGACGTTTGGAACGGGAGGAAGTCCAGCGAGGTTCAAGACAGCGGTGAAACTGATCGAAGGAGGATACATAGTTGAGGCAGCGATCAAGTGGAAGACGATCAAACCCACACCGAACACGGTGATAGGATTCAACATCCAGGTGAACGATGCGAACGAGAAAGGGCAGAGGGTCGGTATCATCTCCTGGAGCGATCCCACAAACAACAGCTGGAGAGATCCTTCAAAGTTCGGTAACCTCAGGCTCATCAAGTGA
- the uxuB gene encoding D-mannonate dehydrogenase UxuB: protein MRLNRETIKDRAAWEKIGVRPPYFDLDEVEKNTKEQPKWVHFGGGNIFRGFVAAVLQNLLEEGKEDTGINVIELFDYEVIDKVYKPYDNLSIAVTIKPDGDFEKRIIASVMEALKGDPSHPDWERAKEIFRNPSLQLASLTITEKGYNIEDQAGNLFPQVMEDMKNGPVSPQTSMGKVAALLYERFKAGRLPIALLSLDNFSRNGEKLYSSVKRISEEWVKSGLVEKDFIDYLEKDVAFPWSMIDKIVPGPSEFIKEHLEKLGIEGMEIFVTSKRTHIAPFVNMEWAQYLVIEDSFPNGRPKLEGADRNVFLTDRETVEKAERMKVTTCLNPLHTALAIFGCLLGYKKIADEMKDPLLKKLVEGVGEEGIKVVVDPGIINPREFLNEVINIRLPNPYLPDTPQRIATDTSQKMPIRFGETIKAYHERPDLDPRNLKYIPLVIAGWCRYLMGIDDEGREMQLSPDPLLENLRSYVSKIKFGDPESTDDHLKPILSSQQLFRVNLYEVGLGEKIEELFKKMITGPRAVRKTLEEVVGREDG from the coding sequence GTGCGTCTCAACAGGGAAACGATAAAAGATAGAGCGGCTTGGGAAAAGATAGGTGTCAGGCCTCCGTATTTCGATCTCGACGAAGTAGAGAAAAATACAAAAGAACAACCGAAATGGGTTCATTTCGGTGGTGGAAACATATTCAGGGGATTCGTTGCGGCAGTGCTTCAGAATCTCCTCGAAGAGGGAAAGGAAGACACTGGTATAAATGTGATAGAACTCTTCGACTACGAAGTCATAGACAAAGTTTACAAACCGTACGACAATTTATCGATAGCGGTCACAATAAAACCCGACGGAGATTTTGAAAAGAGAATCATAGCGAGCGTGATGGAAGCTCTCAAGGGAGATCCTTCGCATCCAGACTGGGAAAGAGCAAAAGAAATCTTCAGAAATCCTTCTCTTCAGCTCGCTTCTCTCACCATCACAGAAAAAGGCTACAACATAGAAGATCAGGCCGGGAACCTCTTTCCTCAGGTGATGGAGGACATGAAAAACGGTCCTGTCTCACCCCAAACATCGATGGGAAAAGTGGCTGCACTTCTTTACGAAAGATTCAAAGCGGGAAGACTTCCTATCGCTCTTCTCAGCCTCGATAATTTCTCAAGAAATGGCGAAAAACTCTACAGCTCTGTGAAAAGAATTTCCGAGGAGTGGGTTAAAAGCGGTCTGGTGGAAAAAGATTTCATTGATTATCTGGAAAAAGACGTTGCTTTCCCATGGAGTATGATAGATAAGATTGTACCGGGTCCTTCAGAATTCATAAAAGAGCACTTAGAAAAACTTGGAATAGAGGGAATGGAAATCTTTGTGACATCCAAGAGGACCCACATCGCTCCTTTCGTAAACATGGAATGGGCTCAGTATCTGGTGATAGAAGACAGCTTTCCGAACGGCCGGCCAAAACTCGAAGGAGCAGATAGGAACGTTTTTCTGACAGACAGAGAAACTGTTGAGAAGGCAGAAAGAATGAAGGTGACAACCTGTCTCAATCCTCTTCACACAGCGCTGGCCATCTTCGGTTGCCTTCTGGGATACAAAAAGATCGCAGACGAAATGAAAGACCCCCTCCTGAAAAAACTTGTAGAAGGTGTGGGAGAAGAGGGAATAAAAGTTGTGGTAGATCCTGGTATCATAAATCCAAGAGAATTCTTGAACGAAGTGATAAACATCAGACTTCCCAATCCGTATCTGCCAGACACACCGCAGAGAATAGCAACGGATACCTCTCAAAAGATGCCTATCAGGTTCGGCGAAACTATAAAGGCATACCACGAAAGACCAGATCTGGATCCAAGGAATCTGAAATACATACCACTTGTGATAGCGGGATGGTGCAGATACCTCATGGGAATAGACGATGAAGGAAGAGAAATGCAGCTCAGTCCAGATCCCCTTCTTGAGAACCTGAGGTCTTACGTTTCAAAGATAAAATTCGGCGATCCCGAATCCACGGATGATCATCTGAAACCGATCCTTTCCAGCCAGCAGCTTTTCAGAGTGAACCTGTACGAAGTAGGACTTGGAGAAAAAATAGAAGAACTGTTCAAGAAGATGATCACAGGGCCACGAGCTGTGAGGAAAACACTCGAAGAAGTCGTTGGGAGGGAAGATGGATGA
- a CDS encoding carbohydrate binding domain-containing protein gives MKKWFLMSVLGVFAFLIILSGCVSAPGTGGALNKVLKVETGDQGWKTAWFYGIGNYINADATYTYSVRIYHEEATSVKFNLTLKTTTNQYKSIFWGREVLPATWVTIEATYTLNSSDGNPSDIYIEPQTPGITFYLDDFVIKDESGKVVLKTDFEDGTEQGWSGNNATVSVVYDPAQSQ, from the coding sequence ATGAAGAAATGGTTTTTGATGAGCGTGCTGGGAGTTTTCGCTTTTCTGATCATCCTTTCAGGATGTGTCTCTGCACCTGGTACGGGAGGAGCATTGAACAAGGTTCTAAAGGTAGAAACGGGTGATCAAGGCTGGAAAACGGCATGGTTCTATGGTATTGGGAACTACATCAACGCAGATGCAACCTACACCTACAGCGTCAGAATCTACCACGAAGAAGCCACATCTGTGAAGTTCAACCTCACGTTGAAGACAACAACAAATCAGTACAAATCCATATTCTGGGGAAGAGAAGTGCTACCCGCAACATGGGTGACGATCGAGGCAACCTACACGTTGAACTCCTCTGATGGAAATCCCTCGGACATCTACATCGAACCTCAGACCCCCGGTATCACCTTCTACCTCGACGACTTCGTGATCAAAGATGAGAGTGGCAAAGTTGTTTTGAAAACTGATTTCGAAGACGGTACAGAACAGGGCTGGTCAGGTAACAACGCCACTGTTTCGGTTGTGTACGATCCTGCTCAATCTCAATGA
- a CDS encoding sugar kinase, whose amino-acid sequence MKVVTFGEIMLRLSPPDHKRIFQTDSFDVTYGGAEANVAAFLAQMGLDAYFVTKLPNNPLGDAAAGHLRKFGVKTDYIARGGNRIGIYFLEIGASQRPSKVVYDRAHSAISEAKREDFDWEKILDGARWFHFSGITPPLGKELPLILEDALKVANEKGVTVSCDLNYRARLWTKEEAQKVMIPFMEYVDVLIANEEDIEKVLGISVEGLDLKTGKLNREAYAKIAEEVTRKYNFKTVGITLRESISATVNYWSVMVFENGQPHFSNRYEIHIVDRVGAGDSFAGALIYGSLMGFDSQKKAEFAAAASCLKHTIPGDFVVLSIEEIEKLASGATSGRVER is encoded by the coding sequence ATGAAGGTGGTAACTTTTGGAGAGATCATGTTGAGACTCTCACCACCAGATCATAAGAGGATCTTCCAGACAGACAGCTTCGACGTCACCTACGGCGGAGCAGAAGCGAACGTAGCGGCTTTTCTTGCTCAGATGGGACTCGATGCGTACTTTGTGACAAAACTACCAAACAACCCGCTGGGGGACGCTGCAGCAGGACATCTCAGAAAGTTCGGTGTGAAGACAGACTACATAGCAAGAGGTGGAAATCGAATAGGTATTTACTTCCTTGAGATAGGGGCTTCTCAGAGACCGAGTAAAGTTGTCTACGACAGAGCACACTCTGCCATTTCTGAGGCAAAAAGGGAAGACTTCGACTGGGAGAAAATTTTGGATGGTGCGAGATGGTTCCACTTCTCAGGAATTACTCCTCCTCTTGGAAAAGAACTTCCTCTCATCCTTGAAGACGCTTTGAAAGTCGCTAATGAAAAAGGTGTGACGGTGAGCTGTGATCTAAATTACAGAGCAAGACTCTGGACAAAAGAAGAGGCACAGAAGGTGATGATTCCATTCATGGAATACGTGGATGTTCTGATCGCAAACGAAGAAGACATAGAAAAAGTTCTTGGCATCTCGGTTGAAGGTCTCGATCTTAAGACAGGAAAACTGAACAGAGAAGCGTACGCGAAGATAGCAGAAGAAGTCACTAGGAAATACAACTTCAAGACGGTTGGTATCACTCTCAGAGAAAGCATATCCGCAACTGTGAATTACTGGTCCGTCATGGTTTTTGAAAATGGTCAGCCCCATTTCTCGAACAGATATGAAATACATATCGTGGACAGAGTGGGAGCCGGAGACAGCTTTGCAGGAGCTCTCATCTACGGAAGTTTGATGGGATTTGACTCGCAGAAAAAGGCCGAATTCGCGGCAGCCGCTTCCTGTCTCAAGCACACAATACCCGGGGATTTTGTGGTGCTCAGCATAGAAGAGATAGAGAAACTCGCGTCCGGTGCTACCTCCGGTCGAGTGGAAAGATAA